In Ornithinibacter aureus, the genomic stretch AACCACTACGACCACGTGCACGTCACCGTCAACTGACGCCGTCCTGACCGTTTCGCGAGAAGCCGGGCAACACGCCGTCCCCACGGTCTTGGCCCGGCTTCTCGCTGTGTACGGCGGCCTGGGCGGGGTGTGACGCGACTCGCCCGTGATCGTTTTGTGACTTTTGCCCGGCGGTGCTACGTTCGTGTGGCCTTCCCATCCGTGGAAGGTGCTCACGGAGTCACCGCCGAGTCCTGTCAGTCACCGTGAGGCACCACGCATCACCGCCGGCAGGAGCGGGGGAACCACTTTCGGAGTCCGGCACCATCGCGACTCCTTGGGGTGAAGCCGGTGACGACCTGCGGGTCGGACCCGGCCGGGCAACCTCAGCCCGAACCCGACAGCTCACCCCGTAGGCACTGAGAGGCTCACTGTTCTCGACACTGCCACTTCGGGGCGCCACCGCGGCGCCGCCCGGTACAACCCCTGGTCCGAACTCTCGACCATCGTCAGGAGCGCTGGCCAGAACGGCGTCAAGGCCACGGCCGTCCTCGCTGCCTCCGGCGGCCTGGTCGCGACCTTCGCCCTCCCGGCCCAGGCCGAGCCGCGTGCCGACGCCGCCGCAGCCGCTGAGGCCGCCGCAGCCCCCGCCGCAGTCGCAGCCCCGGTGGCGCTGGCACCGTCGGTCGTCGCGCCGGCCGTCGCAGCCCCGGTGGCGACCGAGGTCGTGGGTGTCGTCGGCGTCACCGCCGTCGCCAAGCCCAAGCCCAAGCCGCGCCCCGTCGTGGTGCAGGCGCAGGCGGATGCCGACGAGGTCGCCACTCGCCGCAGCAACACCTCCGCCTCCCGCAGCACCCCCGCCCGCTCGACCACGAGCACCAAGAAGGCCTCGACCGCGAAGACGGCGACGTCCAGCAACGTCCCGCAGTCCGCCAGTGGCGTGGTGAACATCGCCCGCGGCCTGCTCGGCATCCCCTACGTCTACGGCGGCTCGACCCCGTCCGGCTTCGACTGCTCCGGGTTCACCAAGTACGTCTTCGGCAAGGCCGGCATCTCCATTCCGCGCACGGCCTCGGCCCAGCAGCGCGCGGCCACCAGGGTCAGCAACCCCAAGCCCGGTGACCTGGTGTTCTTCGGTTCCCCGGCCTGGCACGTGGGCATCTACACCGGCAACGGCATGATGATCGACTCGCCCAAGCCGGGCAAGTCCACCTCCGAGCGTCCGGTGTTCTCCGGCGTCAGCGGGTACGGCCGCTTCTGAGCCTCGCGATCGGGTGGGGTGCCGTGTCCGACGGGCACCCCACCCGGCGCAGAGTTGGTCACGACGGTGAGGAAGTGAAGCCATCG encodes the following:
- a CDS encoding C40 family peptidase, with amino-acid sequence MALAPSVVAPAVAAPVATEVVGVVGVTAVAKPKPKPRPVVVQAQADADEVATRRSNTSASRSTPARSTTSTKKASTAKTATSSNVPQSASGVVNIARGLLGIPYVYGGSTPSGFDCSGFTKYVFGKAGISIPRTASAQQRAATRVSNPKPGDLVFFGSPAWHVGIYTGNGMMIDSPKPGKSTSERPVFSGVSGYGRF